A stretch of the Candidatus Binatia bacterium genome encodes the following:
- a CDS encoding DUF190 domain-containing protein, whose protein sequence is MRRTREGVLLRIFIGDSDRYEGKPLHHALVERAREQGLAGATVLHGPMGFGHHARLHTAKLLELSSDLPVVIEIVDAEEAIERFLAEVDRMVGEGLVTLEKVRIVTFGS, encoded by the coding sequence ATGAGACGTACCCGCGAAGGGGTGCTGCTCCGGATCTTCATCGGCGACTCCGACCGCTACGAGGGGAAACCGCTCCACCACGCCCTGGTCGAGCGGGCGCGCGAGCAGGGCCTCGCGGGGGCGACGGTGCTCCACGGTCCCATGGGCTTCGGCCACCATGCGCGCCTCCACACGGCGAAGCTGCTCGAGCTGTCCTCCGATCTGCCGGTCGTGATCGAGATCGTGGACGCCGAAGAGGCGATCGAGCGGTTCCTGGCGGAGGTGGACCGGATGGTGGGGGAGGGCCTGGTCACGCTGGAGAAGGTGAGGATCGTCACCTTCGGCTCCTAG
- a CDS encoding ornithine cyclodeaminase family protein, whose amino-acid sequence MKVLFVNEEGVERLLTMEACIPAMRDALTALSRGDVVMPLRSLVRLPDRSGLLGLMPGYLGAPRSFGLKVVTVMPGNHGTAYDSHQGVVMLFGIERGEPLAILDASAITAVRTAAASAAATDVLARGDAGDLALIGSGTQARTHLAAMRAVRSLRRV is encoded by the coding sequence ATGAAGGTGCTGTTCGTGAACGAAGAGGGGGTCGAGCGCCTGCTGACGATGGAGGCGTGCATCCCCGCGATGCGGGACGCCCTGACGGCCCTTTCTCGAGGCGACGTCGTGATGCCGCTTCGAAGCCTCGTCCGTCTTCCCGACCGCTCCGGCCTGCTCGGACTGATGCCCGGCTACCTGGGGGCGCCGCGCAGCTTCGGGCTCAAGGTGGTCACGGTGATGCCGGGGAATCACGGAACCGCGTACGACTCCCACCAGGGCGTGGTGATGCTGTTCGGGATCGAGCGCGGCGAGCCGCTCGCGATCCTGGACGCGAGCGCGATCACGGCGGTCCGGACCGCCGCCGCGTCGGCCGCCGCCACCGATGTGCTGGCGCGCGGAGACGCGGGGGATCTCGCGCTGATCGGGTCGGGAACGCAGGCGAGGACCCATCTCGCGGCGATGCGCGCGGTGCGTTCCCTCCGGCGCGTTC
- a CDS encoding RNA polymerase sigma factor codes for MHNADPRGNDAGRAAGRDVHRAIEAVWRIESARLIAALARMVRDVGLAEDLAQEALVTALERWPADGIPEKPGAWLMTAAKRRAIDLLRREKRIEPKHEAIARELEERRDREGAVRDEALDDPVGDDLLRLLFIACHPVLSTEARSALTLRLLGGLTTDEIARAFLVPEPTVAQRIVRAKRTLADAGVPFEVPRGADLAARLASVLEVIYLIFNEGYAATAGRDWTRPELCEEALRLGRILATLMPGAAEVLGLVALMEIQASRLRARVGASGEPVLLQDQDRGRWDRLLIGRGLDALARAERLGGPLGPYALQASIAACHARARTAAETDWPRIAALYGELHLVSPSPVVELNRAVAVSMADGPDAALPIVDKLATDPLLRSYHLLFAVRGDLLEKLGRARDAGAEFERAAALTRNEAERRILLGRAAGARAGTAGR; via the coding sequence ATGCACAATGCGGATCCACGTGGCAACGATGCCGGCCGTGCCGCCGGCCGCGACGTCCACCGAGCCATCGAGGCGGTCTGGCGGATCGAGTCGGCCCGCCTGATCGCGGCGCTCGCGCGCATGGTACGCGACGTGGGTCTGGCCGAGGATCTCGCGCAGGAGGCGCTCGTGACGGCGCTCGAGCGGTGGCCCGCGGACGGCATTCCCGAGAAGCCGGGCGCCTGGCTGATGACCGCCGCGAAGCGCCGCGCCATCGATCTCCTCCGGCGGGAGAAGCGGATCGAGCCGAAGCACGAAGCGATCGCGCGCGAGCTGGAGGAGCGGCGCGACCGGGAGGGCGCCGTCCGGGACGAGGCGCTGGACGACCCGGTCGGTGACGATCTGCTCCGGCTTCTGTTCATCGCCTGCCACCCCGTGCTCTCCACCGAGGCGCGCTCCGCCCTGACCCTCCGTCTCCTCGGCGGTCTCACCACGGACGAGATCGCCCGCGCCTTCCTCGTTCCCGAGCCGACCGTGGCGCAGCGGATCGTCCGGGCCAAGCGAACCCTCGCGGACGCCGGCGTTCCTTTCGAGGTTCCGCGGGGCGCCGATCTCGCGGCGCGCCTGGCCTCGGTGCTCGAGGTGATCTATCTGATTTTCAACGAAGGCTACGCCGCCACGGCGGGCCGCGACTGGACCCGGCCGGAGCTGTGCGAGGAGGCGCTCCGGCTGGGCCGGATCCTCGCGACGCTCATGCCCGGAGCGGCCGAGGTGCTCGGGCTGGTCGCCCTGATGGAGATCCAGGCCTCGCGGCTCCGGGCGCGCGTCGGAGCTTCGGGCGAGCCGGTGCTGCTCCAGGACCAGGACCGGGGACGGTGGGACCGACTGCTGATCGGGCGCGGCCTCGATGCGCTCGCGCGCGCCGAGCGGCTCGGCGGCCCCCTCGGGCCCTACGCGCTCCAGGCCTCGATCGCGGCCTGCCATGCGCGGGCGCGCACGGCGGCCGAGACCGACTGGCCGCGGATCGCGGCGCTCTACGGGGAGCTCCATCTCGTGTCGCCGTCACCCGTGGTGGAGCTGAACCGCGCGGTCGCGGTCTCCATGGCGGACGGTCCCGACGCGGCGCTGCCGATCGTGGACAAGCTCGCGACCGATCCCCTGCTCCGGAGCTATCACCTGCTCTTCGCCGTGCGCGGAGACCTGCTGGAAAAGCTCGGGCGCGCCCGAGACGCGGGCGCCGAGTTCGAGCGCGCCGCCGCGCTCACGCGGAACGAGGCCGAGCGCCGGATTCTTCTCGGCCGCGCGGCCGGGGCGCGCGCGGGCACGGCGGGACGCTAG
- a CDS encoding VIT family protein, translated as MRAHVEGHRTGRIGWLRAAVLGANDGIVSTASLVAGVAAAHATRDAVMVAGVAGLVAGALSMAAGEYVSVSSQADTERADIAREREELATAPEAEHAELAGIYEKRGLDADLAGQVARQLMERDALTAHAHDELGITETLRARPLQAAIASAASFAVGAFVPLATVLLIPISALVWGVMATALACLAALGWLAARTGGSPVVRGTARVVIWGALAMGVTAAVGALFGAAA; from the coding sequence ATGCGCGCGCACGTGGAGGGGCATCGCACCGGGCGGATCGGATGGCTCCGTGCCGCCGTGCTGGGAGCCAACGACGGAATCGTCTCGACGGCCAGCCTCGTGGCCGGAGTGGCGGCGGCGCACGCGACGCGCGACGCCGTGATGGTCGCCGGCGTCGCCGGCCTGGTCGCGGGAGCGCTGTCGATGGCCGCGGGGGAATACGTCTCGGTCAGCTCGCAGGCGGACACCGAGCGCGCCGACATCGCCCGGGAGCGGGAGGAGCTGGCCACGGCGCCGGAAGCCGAGCACGCCGAGCTCGCGGGGATCTACGAGAAGCGCGGGTTGGATGCGGATCTGGCCGGACAGGTCGCGCGGCAGCTGATGGAGCGGGACGCCCTGACCGCGCACGCCCACGATGAGCTGGGCATCACCGAGACCCTCCGCGCCCGGCCGCTTCAGGCCGCGATCGCGTCCGCCGCGAGCTTCGCGGTGGGAGCGTTCGTGCCCCTCGCTACGGTTCTCCTGATCCCCATCTCGGCGCTGGTCTGGGGCGTCATGGCGACGGCGCTCGCGTGCCTGGCCGCGCTTGGCTGGCTGGCGGCGCGCACGGGCGGCTCTCCCGTGGTTCGCGGGACGGCGCGCGTCGTGATCTGGGGCGCCCTCGCGATGGGAGTGACCGCGGCGGTGGGAGCCCTGTTCGGGGCGGCGGCGTAG
- the crcB gene encoding fluoride efflux transporter CrcB: MTPDPGDGARSLFYGRRFVIERVSEFLWISLGAVLGANLRYVVNRAAAQWLGTGFPYGTFAVNVAGSFAAGLIGAMVTARLLGRPELVRQIVIVGFLGSLTTFSSFMYETNTLVSDGEWARALANIGLSVVAGMAGVRLGVLLAARLGGAA; encoded by the coding sequence ATGACTCCTGACCCCGGAGACGGGGCCCGGAGTCTTTTTTATGGAAGGAGGTTCGTCATCGAGCGCGTCTCCGAATTCCTCTGGATCTCCCTGGGAGCCGTCCTCGGCGCCAACCTGCGCTACGTCGTGAACCGCGCGGCGGCGCAGTGGCTGGGGACGGGGTTTCCGTACGGAACCTTCGCGGTCAACGTCGCGGGGAGCTTCGCCGCGGGCCTGATCGGCGCCATGGTCACGGCCCGGCTCCTCGGCCGCCCCGAGCTGGTGCGCCAGATCGTGATCGTCGGGTTCCTCGGGTCGCTCACCACCTTCTCCTCGTTCATGTACGAGACGAACACCCTGGTGAGCGACGGCGAATGGGCGCGCGCCCTGGCGAACATCGGGCTGAGCGTGGTCGCCGGCATGGCCGGGGTCCGCCTCGGCGTCCTGCTCGCGGCCCGGTTGGGAGGTGCGGCGTGA
- a CDS encoding DUF190 domain-containing protein — translation MKLEGERALLRIHLSNFLKRRGRPLYEEIVETARRERLAGATVLAGTSGYFGSGPMLGDHPQALAVERPVIVEIVDDFVALERFLDGVEALLRDQPAIVTMERARVARYGTGLANEEGAR, via the coding sequence GTGAAGCTGGAAGGAGAGCGGGCGTTGTTGCGCATCCACCTGAGCAATTTCCTGAAGCGGCGGGGACGGCCGCTCTACGAGGAGATCGTCGAGACGGCCCGCCGGGAGCGCCTCGCCGGCGCCACGGTGCTCGCGGGGACGTCGGGGTATTTCGGGAGCGGCCCCATGCTCGGCGACCATCCCCAAGCCCTCGCGGTCGAGCGGCCCGTCATCGTGGAGATCGTGGACGATTTCGTCGCGCTCGAGCGGTTCCTGGACGGCGTGGAGGCGCTGCTTCGCGATCAGCCCGCGATCGTCACGATGGAGCGGGCGCGCGTCGCGCGCTACGGGACGGGGCTCGCGAACGAGGAGGGCGCCCGATGA
- a CDS encoding DoxX family protein — protein MMDRLARATHALLRIVAGLLFIHPGGMKIFGWFGGMPAGVTLTPLLTAAGWIELVCGTLILIGFLTRPAAFLASGEMAFAYFIGHFPHGFWPIQNHGEPAVLFCFLFLFFAANGAGPFSVDALIRRRGEPRVAAAAA, from the coding sequence ATGATGGACCGTCTCGCGCGAGCCACCCATGCGCTGCTTCGGATCGTCGCCGGATTGCTCTTCATCCATCCCGGCGGCATGAAGATCTTCGGCTGGTTCGGCGGCATGCCGGCCGGCGTCACGCTCACCCCGCTCCTCACCGCGGCCGGATGGATCGAGCTGGTGTGCGGCACCCTCATCCTGATCGGATTCCTGACGCGTCCGGCCGCGTTCCTGGCGTCCGGCGAAATGGCGTTCGCCTACTTCATCGGCCACTTCCCGCACGGGTTCTGGCCGATCCAGAACCACGGCGAGCCCGCCGTGCTCTTCTGCTTCCTCTTCCTCTTCTTCGCGGCCAACGGCGCCGGCCCGTTCAGCGTGGACGCGCTGATTCGAAGACGCGGGGAGCCGCGGGTCGCGGCCGCGGCGGCCTAG
- a CDS encoding threonine/serine dehydratase: MSSLIPIQAIREAAARTGTRLHRTPLVSSSTLGDRAGARRLHLKCESFQKTGSFKPRGALNVVLSMEPERRARGLITVSAGNHAQAVAWAAREAGVPCTVVMPADAPRSKTDATRGYGATIVPHPDRTTLFDRMREEEARTGAAFVHPFDDPVGLAGAGTLGLEIVEQVPDVTCVVVPIGGGGLMAGVTSAVKALKPSCRVIGVELEASRGMTASLSAGKPIPIPVPRTLADGLTPPFVGAIPLAIARDALDEIVPVTESQIVEGMRWLLTRAKLYVEGGGAAATAALLSGAVRVPSGSVVVSVVSGGNVDPERALAAMAEGAR; this comes from the coding sequence GTGAGCAGCCTGATCCCCATCCAGGCGATCCGCGAAGCCGCGGCCCGCACGGGGACCCGCCTCCACCGCACGCCGCTGGTTTCGTCTTCGACCCTGGGCGACCGCGCCGGCGCGCGGCGGCTCCATCTCAAGTGTGAAAGTTTCCAGAAGACCGGCTCCTTCAAGCCGCGAGGCGCGCTCAACGTCGTCCTCTCGATGGAGCCGGAGCGCCGCGCGCGCGGGCTCATCACGGTCTCCGCGGGGAACCACGCTCAGGCCGTCGCTTGGGCCGCGCGCGAGGCCGGCGTTCCGTGCACCGTCGTCATGCCGGCCGACGCGCCGCGGTCCAAGACGGACGCCACGCGCGGGTACGGCGCGACGATCGTGCCGCATCCCGACCGGACGACGCTGTTCGACCGGATGCGCGAGGAGGAAGCGCGGACCGGCGCGGCCTTCGTGCATCCCTTCGACGATCCCGTGGGGCTCGCGGGCGCCGGCACGCTGGGGCTCGAGATCGTCGAGCAGGTTCCGGACGTCACCTGTGTCGTGGTCCCGATCGGCGGCGGAGGATTGATGGCCGGCGTGACCTCCGCCGTGAAGGCGCTGAAGCCGTCCTGCCGCGTGATCGGGGTCGAGCTGGAGGCGAGCCGGGGGATGACCGCTTCGCTTTCGGCGGGCAAGCCGATCCCGATTCCCGTGCCCAGGACGCTCGCCGACGGGCTCACGCCCCCCTTCGTCGGAGCGATTCCGCTCGCGATCGCGCGGGACGCGCTCGACGAGATCGTCCCGGTCACCGAATCCCAGATCGTCGAGGGTATGCGCTGGCTCTTGACGCGGGCGAAGCTCTACGTGGAAGGAGGGGGGGCTGCGGCCACGGCCGCCCTCCTCTCCGGCGCCGTGCGCGTTCCTTCCGGGAGCGTCGTCGTGAGCGTCGTCTCGGGCGGCAACGTGGACCCCGAGCGCGCGCTCGCCGCGATGGCGGAGGGCGCGCGATGA
- a CDS encoding peptidoglycan DD-metalloendopeptidase family protein produces MRRSDRWFHIVALLTVAVFGLSLAVVFPRAPGFPGDGRDAELRAEPPPVTLSGTLTPGRALSELLAARGLDSDQIGEVIRLMRSYKNPRSLRPGTSVDFSFDPVGPYGPQRNPERLRIALSPDSVLDFLRTDARWSVRVDAVPFVVDTVCISGVITSSLWSAKLGGDLDRLGEGEFEELVYDLADIFAWEIDFTRDLRRGDVFRVALERKVRPDGSVRSRHFLAIELHNQDRVLRAIPVPRGAGWAYFDDEGRSLHGAFLRYPVPYRITSRFTTRRFHPILKLWRKHEGIDYGAPFGTPVEATASGVVTRAGFTGGYGRLVELRHAGGIRTRYAHLSAIGAGIRPGARVEQGAIVGRVGASGLATGPHLHYEFVLNGRHVDPLTVELPSQPSLSGARLAEFRKVRDGAVSLLEGVPIPLDLRVALGRHQ; encoded by the coding sequence GTGAGGCGATCGGATCGCTGGTTCCACATCGTCGCGCTGCTCACCGTCGCCGTCTTCGGCCTCTCGCTGGCGGTGGTGTTCCCGCGCGCGCCCGGATTCCCGGGCGACGGCCGCGACGCCGAGCTCAGGGCCGAGCCGCCGCCGGTCACCCTGAGCGGCACCCTCACCCCGGGCCGCGCCCTCTCCGAGCTGCTCGCCGCCAGGGGGCTGGATTCCGATCAGATCGGCGAAGTCATCCGGCTGATGCGGAGCTACAAGAACCCGCGCTCGCTTCGCCCCGGCACGTCGGTCGATTTCTCCTTCGATCCGGTGGGACCGTACGGCCCCCAGCGGAATCCCGAGCGCCTCCGCATCGCCCTGAGCCCTGACTCGGTCCTCGATTTCCTGCGCACCGACGCGCGATGGTCCGTGCGCGTCGACGCCGTTCCCTTCGTGGTGGACACGGTCTGCATCTCCGGCGTGATCACCTCGAGTCTCTGGTCGGCGAAGCTGGGAGGCGACCTCGACCGGCTCGGGGAGGGAGAGTTCGAGGAGCTGGTCTACGACCTGGCGGACATCTTCGCGTGGGAGATCGACTTCACGCGCGACCTCCGGCGGGGCGACGTCTTCCGCGTGGCGCTCGAGCGCAAGGTGCGTCCCGACGGCTCGGTGCGAAGCCGCCACTTCCTCGCGATCGAGCTGCACAACCAGGACCGCGTGCTGCGTGCGATCCCGGTACCCCGCGGAGCGGGCTGGGCCTACTTCGACGATGAGGGGCGCTCGCTGCACGGGGCCTTCCTGCGCTATCCGGTGCCATACCGCATCACGAGCCGGTTCACCACCCGGCGCTTCCATCCCATTCTGAAGCTCTGGCGCAAGCACGAGGGGATCGACTACGGCGCGCCGTTCGGAACGCCCGTCGAAGCCACCGCGTCCGGCGTGGTGACCCGCGCCGGGTTCACGGGAGGGTACGGCCGGCTGGTGGAGCTCCGGCACGCGGGCGGCATCCGCACCCGCTACGCGCACCTGAGCGCCATCGGCGCCGGGATCCGTCCCGGCGCCCGCGTGGAGCAGGGGGCCATCGTTGGTAGGGTAGGAGCCTCGGGCCTCGCGACCGGCCCCCACCTGCACTACGAATTCGTGCTGAACGGCAGGCATGTCGACCCGCTCACCGTCGAGCTGCCCAGCCAGCCGTCGCTGTCGGGCGCGCGCCTGGCCGAGTTCCGCAAGGTGCGCGACGGCGCGGTGTCGCTCCTGGAAGGCGTGCCGATCCCCCTCGACCTCAGGGTGGCTCTGGGCCGTCACCAATAG
- a CDS encoding lipocalin-like domain-containing protein, protein MKPDPLPPPDLDLSRTLLGVWRLVAREDYDASGRKVIDPFLGPDPIGILSFAPKQFAAQFMNRSRGGGSAPAAPSAGALPPASGVNNTSAMDGYDAYFGTYDLDAAAGTITVSLEGALARGNIGMKATRDVRVAGERLWIRLATNAADGTPITRTLTFERCR, encoded by the coding sequence GTGAAGCCCGATCCACTGCCGCCGCCGGACCTCGATCTCAGCCGCACCCTCCTGGGCGTCTGGAGGCTCGTCGCGCGGGAGGATTACGACGCGAGCGGCAGGAAGGTCATCGATCCCTTCCTCGGGCCGGACCCGATCGGCATCCTGAGCTTCGCGCCGAAGCAGTTCGCCGCCCAGTTCATGAACCGGTCGCGAGGGGGCGGCTCCGCTCCCGCGGCCCCATCCGCCGGTGCCCTCCCGCCGGCGTCGGGCGTCAACAACACCAGCGCCATGGACGGCTACGACGCCTACTTCGGCACCTACGATCTCGACGCGGCGGCCGGCACGATCACGGTGTCCCTGGAGGGCGCGCTCGCGCGCGGCAACATCGGGATGAAGGCGACGCGCGACGTCCGGGTTGCCGGCGAGCGGCTCTGGATCCGGCTCGCGACGAATGCCGCGGACGGCACGCCGATCACGCGGACGCTCACGTTCGAGCGCTGCCGGTAG
- a CDS encoding TonB-dependent receptor, translating to MAKALAVLLLLLPATCGAARAPGDTVVVLPPVVVTPTRAAEDPLLVPAAVDRVDSTALARARPRLNLAESLPRIPGVLARDRQNEAQDLQISIRGFGARSTFGVRGVRLYADGIPATMPDGQGQVSHFLLDAADRIEVLRGPFSALYGNASGGVIQIFSADPPPRAEWRAGSYAGSDRLARGSFGLRGPWEGARGGYVIDGAGVSEEGFRHHSASRRTSAQALLRGGFGSGGAWRLALNGLDARADDPQGLTVNELARDRRAASPGALAFNTRKTTRQGQAGGRVEGKALGSLWSAGGYAGSRAVVQFLAVPVAAQANPLHGGGVVDLDRGYYGFDARARRQGLLGVGGLALTAGMERQVVNERRRGYENFVGSRLGVRGALRRDQEDRVGSVDEYVQAEWAPGARWRADAGARHSEIRFRSRDRYVNAQNPDDSGALEYRRTTPVAGVLWRATEAISLFANAGKGFETPTLNELAYRPDSSSGLNTALRPARSDDAEAGIRGRGAGGSYGLCGFIARTDDELVVASSLGGRTVYSNAARTLRKGVEASWVGALGSRWRATVAATWLDARFRRAFGAVAEGSRIPGIPRADGFIELRWLPCAAVDLAASVTAVDRVATNDANTSSAPGYATVDLSGEARQRIGGALVTAFVRVTNALDRATVGSVIVNEANGRYFEPAPGRGWVAGITLR from the coding sequence ATGGCGAAGGCGCTCGCGGTTCTTCTCCTGCTTCTCCCCGCGACCTGCGGCGCCGCGCGCGCGCCGGGCGATACGGTCGTCGTTCTTCCTCCCGTCGTCGTCACCCCGACCCGCGCGGCCGAAGATCCGCTTCTCGTTCCCGCCGCCGTCGACCGGGTGGACTCGACCGCGCTGGCCCGAGCCCGGCCGCGCTTGAACCTCGCGGAATCGCTGCCGCGCATCCCCGGCGTCCTCGCGCGCGACCGGCAGAACGAGGCGCAGGATCTCCAGATCTCGATCCGGGGATTCGGCGCGCGCTCCACGTTCGGCGTGCGCGGGGTGCGCCTCTACGCGGACGGCATTCCCGCCACGATGCCCGACGGCCAGGGGCAGGTCTCCCACTTCCTGCTGGACGCCGCCGACCGCATCGAGGTGCTGCGGGGTCCCTTCTCGGCCCTCTACGGCAACGCCTCCGGCGGCGTGATCCAGATCTTCAGCGCCGATCCGCCGCCAAGGGCGGAGTGGCGCGCGGGCTCGTACGCCGGGTCGGACCGTCTCGCCCGTGGCTCGTTCGGCTTGCGAGGGCCGTGGGAGGGAGCGCGCGGCGGCTACGTCATCGACGGCGCGGGCGTCTCCGAGGAGGGATTTCGCCACCACAGCGCCTCGCGCCGCACGTCGGCGCAGGCGCTCCTCCGCGGCGGGTTCGGCTCCGGGGGCGCATGGCGTCTCGCGCTGAACGGGCTCGACGCGCGGGCGGACGACCCCCAGGGACTCACGGTGAACGAGCTGGCCCGGGACCGACGCGCCGCCAGTCCCGGCGCGCTCGCCTTCAACACCCGGAAGACCACCCGGCAGGGACAGGCCGGCGGGCGGGTCGAAGGAAAGGCGCTCGGCTCGCTCTGGAGCGCGGGAGGCTACGCGGGCTCACGCGCCGTCGTGCAGTTCCTGGCCGTGCCGGTCGCGGCGCAGGCCAACCCGCTCCACGGAGGCGGCGTCGTGGACCTGGACCGGGGCTATTACGGTTTCGACGCCCGCGCGCGCCGTCAGGGCCTGCTCGGCGTCGGGGGACTCGCGCTGACCGCGGGGATGGAGCGGCAGGTCGTGAACGAGCGGCGCCGCGGCTACGAGAATTTCGTCGGCTCACGTCTCGGCGTGCGCGGTGCGCTCCGCCGCGACCAGGAGGACCGGGTGGGGTCGGTCGACGAATACGTGCAGGCCGAGTGGGCGCCGGGGGCGCGATGGCGCGCGGACGCCGGCGCTCGGCACAGCGAGATCCGCTTCCGCTCGCGCGACCGCTACGTGAACGCGCAGAACCCGGACGACAGCGGCGCTCTGGAGTACCGGAGAACGACTCCGGTCGCGGGGGTCCTGTGGCGCGCGACCGAAGCGATCAGTCTCTTCGCGAACGCGGGGAAGGGGTTCGAGACGCCCACCCTGAACGAGCTGGCCTATCGTCCCGACAGCTCGAGCGGGCTCAACACCGCGCTCCGCCCCGCGCGGAGCGACGACGCGGAGGCCGGCATCCGGGGGCGCGGCGCCGGGGGAAGCTATGGGTTGTGCGGTTTCATCGCGAGGACCGACGACGAGCTGGTCGTCGCCTCCAGCCTGGGCGGACGCACCGTCTATTCGAATGCCGCGCGCACCCTCCGGAAAGGCGTGGAGGCGTCATGGGTTGGCGCGCTCGGGTCCCGCTGGCGCGCGACTGTCGCCGCAACCTGGCTCGATGCGCGCTTTCGCCGTGCCTTCGGCGCCGTGGCGGAGGGGAGCCGGATCCCGGGCATCCCGCGCGCCGACGGCTTCATCGAGCTGCGCTGGCTTCCCTGCGCGGCGGTGGATCTCGCGGCCTCCGTGACCGCGGTGGACCGGGTCGCGACGAACGACGCGAATACCTCGTCCGCCCCCGGGTACGCCACCGTGGATCTGAGCGGGGAGGCGCGGCAGCGCATCGGCGGCGCGCTCGTCACGGCATTCGTGCGCGTGACCAACGCGCTCGATCGCGCGACGGTCGGCTCGGTCATCGTGAACGAGGCGAACGGGCGCTACTTCGAGCCGGCGCCGGGACGAGGCTGGGTCGCCGGTATCACGTTGCGATGA
- a CDS encoding YciI family protein → MRFMVIVKADKNSEAGILPDKELFAKMGKFNEELVNAGVMLAGEGLQPSSKGVRVRFSGGKKTVIDGPFAEAKELIAGFWLWQVKSKEEAIEWIKRAPFEDTEIEIRQVYETEDFGDALPQDVREQEENLRGRIASRK, encoded by the coding sequence ATGCGCTTCATGGTGATTGTGAAGGCTGACAAGAACAGCGAAGCGGGCATCCTTCCCGACAAGGAACTCTTCGCGAAGATGGGCAAGTTCAACGAGGAGCTGGTCAACGCGGGCGTGATGCTCGCGGGCGAGGGGCTTCAGCCCAGCTCCAAGGGCGTGCGCGTCCGCTTCTCCGGCGGGAAGAAGACCGTGATCGACGGGCCCTTCGCCGAAGCGAAGGAGCTGATCGCCGGGTTCTGGCTCTGGCAGGTGAAGTCGAAGGAGGAAGCGATCGAGTGGATCAAGCGGGCCCCGTTCGAGGACACCGAGATCGAGATCCGCCAGGTGTACGAGACGGAGGATTTCGGCGACGCCCTGCCCCAGGACGTTCGCGAGCAGGAGGAGAATCTGAGGGGCCGGATCGCCTCGCGGAAGTAA